The proteins below come from a single Erysipelothrix piscisicarius genomic window:
- a CDS encoding TrkH family potassium uptake protein, which yields MKRKFKKLTIPQYIALGFALTIFVGATLLSLPISSQSGHATNFLDALFTATSAVCVTGQVTLNTAEHWNYFGKTVIITLIEIGGLGFMSIIVMFFVFIGKRLNLRQRLIVREAINTDSLSDAQFLIRYIIRFSLTIQAIGASLLAIDFIPRFGILKGIYFSVFHSISAFCNAGFDLFGDSLEGFTQNPLVILTIGGLIVVGGLGFIVWRDVLSYRRNRQLLMHTKLTLITTLSILGVSFLLFWLSESRNGTFADLPFHMQLINYLFMAITPRTAGYANVNYATVSSVGIFVTILLMFIGASAGSTGGGVKVTTVATIVLFVRAKLRDEQTHFKNRSISHEKVEKALLIVFAGIIMVLLASLILLITETIPERYGIEYVLVEVFSCFGTVGLTMGLTPNLTVIGKIVLIVLMFAGRIGLLTFFLSFGGRAEKKEPLIRYPEGNVLIG from the coding sequence ATGAAACGTAAATTTAAAAAACTTACAATTCCTCAATATATTGCACTTGGTTTCGCACTAACAATTTTTGTTGGTGCGACCTTGTTGTCTTTGCCAATATCGAGTCAAAGCGGTCATGCAACCAATTTTTTGGATGCATTATTTACGGCGACATCTGCAGTCTGCGTGACAGGTCAGGTTACACTCAATACCGCAGAACATTGGAACTATTTTGGAAAAACGGTGATCATTACTTTAATTGAAATTGGTGGACTTGGGTTCATGTCAATTATCGTGATGTTTTTTGTCTTTATAGGAAAACGTCTCAATCTGCGTCAACGTCTGATTGTTCGTGAAGCCATAAATACGGATAGTTTATCGGATGCGCAGTTTCTCATTCGTTATATCATTCGCTTTTCGCTCACAATTCAAGCAATTGGAGCATCCCTTTTGGCGATTGATTTTATTCCGAGATTTGGAATATTAAAAGGAATCTATTTCTCTGTTTTCCATAGTATATCCGCATTTTGTAATGCAGGATTTGATTTATTTGGCGACAGTTTGGAAGGGTTCACTCAAAATCCACTTGTAATCCTTACAATTGGTGGTCTTATAGTCGTGGGTGGCTTAGGGTTTATCGTCTGGCGCGATGTATTATCGTATCGACGAAATCGTCAATTACTTATGCATACCAAACTTACACTGATAACCACACTTTCCATATTAGGGGTAAGTTTTTTACTCTTTTGGTTAAGTGAGAGTCGCAATGGAACGTTTGCGGATTTACCATTCCATATGCAACTTATTAATTATCTCTTTATGGCGATTACCCCGCGTACGGCAGGTTATGCGAATGTTAACTATGCGACGGTTTCGTCAGTGGGTATTTTTGTTACAATTCTCTTAATGTTTATTGGTGCTTCAGCGGGTTCAACCGGTGGTGGTGTTAAAGTAACAACCGTTGCTACCATTGTGCTCTTTGTTCGTGCTAAATTAAGAGATGAACAAACACATTTTAAGAATCGATCCATCTCTCATGAAAAAGTAGAGAAGGCGCTCTTAATTGTATTTGCTGGGATTATTATGGTCTTACTTGCTTCACTCATCCTTCTGATTACAGAAACGATACCTGAGCGTTATGGTATTGAATACGTATTGGTAGAAGTATTCTCGTGTTTTGGAACTGTGGGTCTAACCATGGGCCTCACACCAAATCTTACAGTGATTGGTAAAATTGTATTAATCGTATTAATGTTTGCTGGGCGAATTGGATTATTAACATTCTTCCTCTCGTTTGGTGGCCGTGCAGAAAAGAAAGAACCGTTAATTCGTTACCCTGAAGGGAACGTCTTAATCGGATAA
- a CDS encoding potassium channel family protein, with protein sequence MTNKTVAILGLGLFGASIAKTLARHKVDVIAMDSKMERVEEVANLVEHAVQADFTKLEQLEAADVANADIAIIASGERLESTILGVLNLKKLGCKHVIVKTKNMDYYEVLKKVGADRVVLPEVEMGKRLANEIAKHSVIDALRIDDRYNIVEIHALSSWYGKSINDLNLRQEYGFNILGMKCDNNQEFQILVSPAYKVREGDLFFVLVEEKDLQRFNDLEDHHE encoded by the coding sequence ATGACAAATAAAACTGTTGCTATCTTAGGGCTTGGATTATTTGGAGCATCGATTGCGAAAACATTAGCGCGACATAAAGTTGATGTTATTGCGATGGATTCGAAAATGGAACGTGTTGAAGAAGTAGCGAATTTAGTGGAGCATGCAGTCCAAGCAGACTTCACCAAACTTGAACAACTCGAAGCTGCAGATGTCGCAAATGCCGATATCGCAATTATTGCATCGGGAGAACGTTTGGAATCCACAATCCTTGGTGTCCTAAATCTCAAAAAATTGGGCTGTAAACATGTTATTGTGAAAACAAAAAATATGGATTACTATGAAGTTCTTAAAAAAGTAGGAGCCGATCGTGTTGTTTTACCGGAAGTTGAAATGGGAAAAAGACTTGCAAACGAAATTGCGAAACACAGTGTAATTGATGCCTTGCGCATTGATGATCGATACAATATTGTTGAGATTCATGCACTCTCATCATGGTATGGTAAAAGCATTAACGACTTAAATCTTCGTCAAGAATACGGTTTTAATATTCTTGGTATGAAATGTGATAATAATCAAGAGTTTCAAATTCTTGTGAGTCCAGCATACAAAGTACGCGAAGGTGATCTCTTCTTTGTATTGGTAGAAGAAAAAGATCTACAACGCTTTAATGATCTTGAAGATCATCATGAATAA
- a CDS encoding IS30 family transposase, whose protein sequence is MKYKQLDKKMKDQIDILLSIGYSMRKAARKLNISHSTISRYKNNVYKKRTIDIREKYSHLIEYLHSHYDPKVHWVEVCLSNYKRYHPYKPCVSSQQVYNWINQGKLDIKPNRMCYKRRKRKKRISGMMNHLRWNLEEKTVLPISLRPKYIEERNEIGHLEIDSIIGKKHESAAIISIVDRCSRMTWLIKAEYRYDYYTSNLIRKFIEENNITTKSITVDNGLEFKTLGITAKRLGVKLYKCDPYCSFQRGTNERANAIVRRFIPKGKSMYDIAQQYLDDICFKINSMPRKIFDFKTAYEIDFNKSESGAVEI, encoded by the coding sequence ATGAAGTATAAACAATTAGATAAAAAAATGAAAGACCAAATTGATATTCTATTAAGCATCGGCTACTCTATGCGCAAGGCAGCACGTAAACTCAATATATCTCATTCTACGATTTCTAGATATAAAAATAATGTCTATAAGAAACGAACGATTGATATTCGAGAAAAATATTCCCACTTAATCGAATATCTGCATTCTCACTATGATCCTAAAGTTCATTGGGTAGAAGTATGCTTGAGTAACTATAAACGATATCATCCATATAAACCGTGTGTTTCATCGCAGCAAGTCTATAACTGGATTAATCAAGGTAAACTTGATATAAAACCAAATAGAATGTGCTATAAACGTCGAAAACGTAAAAAGAGAATTAGTGGAATGATGAATCACTTGAGATGGAACTTGGAAGAGAAAACGGTACTTCCAATTAGCCTTAGACCTAAATACATTGAGGAACGTAACGAGATTGGCCATCTCGAAATCGACTCTATAATCGGTAAGAAACATGAATCTGCAGCGATTATATCCATTGTAGACCGCTGCTCAAGAATGACCTGGCTTATTAAAGCAGAATATCGATATGACTATTACACATCAAACTTAATTCGAAAATTTATTGAAGAGAATAATATAACCACGAAATCGATAACAGTAGATAATGGACTTGAATTTAAAACATTAGGAATTACAGCCAAGCGGTTGGGTGTGAAACTATATAAGTGTGATCCATACTGTTCTTTTCAACGTGGAACCAATGAACGAGCGAATGCAATCGTTAGAAGGTTTATACCAAAAGGAAAATCAATGTATGATATAGCGCAACAATATCTTGATGATATTTGCTTCAAAATTAACTCAATGCCGCGAAAAATATTTGACTTCAAAACGGCCTATGAGATAGACTTTAATAAAAGTGAAAGTGGTGCGGTTGAGATTTGA
- a CDS encoding Cof-type HAD-IIB family hydrolase, whose product METKKIKLAIFDIDDTLIKRGKVKIESTAVQAINDLKAKGIEVMIATGRAFYFIHDDIHETINPDYYVTINGACVYDHNKDVIFNVPMVRSEVNAIIDYCNHHDIGLAMKMQHDMRVYRNLEIFQTVYMQGSEKQDILVDYTHAQSIEEGDEVPMGLFLMGDESLIEASKALCPDGHYAKAYADAYDIYSNRAGKIAGIGIVLDRLGLTWDEVIAFGDAANDLTMLEMAAIGVAMGNAPEHVKEAADYVTTDILDNGIYNAIHTLF is encoded by the coding sequence ATGGAAACTAAAAAAATAAAACTCGCGATTTTTGACATTGATGATACCCTCATCAAACGCGGAAAAGTCAAAATAGAATCAACAGCAGTTCAAGCAATTAACGATCTTAAAGCGAAAGGAATCGAAGTAATGATTGCAACCGGACGTGCTTTTTACTTCATTCATGATGATATCCACGAAACCATTAATCCGGATTACTATGTCACCATTAATGGTGCATGTGTTTATGATCATAATAAGGATGTAATTTTTAATGTGCCAATGGTGCGCAGTGAAGTCAATGCAATCATTGACTACTGCAATCACCACGATATTGGCCTTGCTATGAAAATGCAACATGATATGCGTGTCTACCGTAATCTTGAAATATTTCAAACGGTATATATGCAAGGCAGTGAAAAACAAGACATTCTTGTGGACTACACACACGCGCAGTCAATTGAAGAAGGTGATGAAGTCCCTATGGGTCTCTTTTTAATGGGTGATGAATCCCTTATTGAAGCTTCAAAAGCATTATGTCCGGATGGACATTATGCGAAAGCGTATGCTGATGCCTATGATATTTATTCAAACCGTGCGGGTAAAATCGCGGGAATTGGAATTGTTTTAGATCGTCTCGGTTTAACATGGGATGAGGTGATCGCATTTGGCGATGCCGCCAATGATCTAACCATGCTTGAAATGGCTGCAATTGGGGTTGCCATGGGTAATGCCCCTGAACATGTTAAAGAAGCAGCGGACTATGTCACAACCGATATTTTAGATAACGGTATATATAACGCAATTCATACATTATTTTAA
- the guaB gene encoding IMP dehydrogenase, translated as MMNGKVIKEAYTFDDLLLVPAKSEVVPAQVKLQTRLTDKITLNIPIVSAAMDTVTEDAMAIMLAKLGGMGFVHKNMPIEAQAAMIKAVKETEVESSFEDANIDPQGRLRVGAAVGVGESSLERVRALVEAGVDIVAVDSAHGHSQGVIDTVRMIRAEFPELDIVGGNIVTAQGATDLIYAGANVIKVGVGPGSICTTRVVAGVGVPQLTAVNDVYSVARQYGVGVIADGGIKLSGDIAKALAAGGSCVMLGGLLAGTEETPGEVMEVFGKKVKGYVGMGSLSAMQRGSSDRYFQGGVSELKKLVPEGIEATVPFKGSIRDVIYQMLGGLRSGMGYCGCGTIEEMHQKAQFVKITGAGLRESHPHDVDNVKEAPNYHGK; from the coding sequence ATGATGAATGGTAAAGTAATTAAAGAAGCTTACACATTCGATGACTTGCTTTTAGTTCCTGCAAAGTCAGAAGTTGTGCCAGCTCAAGTTAAATTACAAACGCGTCTAACGGATAAAATTACACTGAACATCCCTATTGTTTCAGCTGCAATGGACACTGTTACTGAAGATGCCATGGCAATCATGCTTGCGAAATTGGGCGGTATGGGATTTGTGCATAAAAACATGCCAATTGAAGCGCAAGCGGCAATGATTAAAGCCGTTAAAGAAACTGAAGTTGAATCATCATTCGAGGATGCAAACATCGACCCACAAGGACGCCTACGTGTAGGTGCTGCAGTTGGCGTTGGCGAATCATCATTAGAACGTGTACGTGCACTTGTTGAAGCAGGTGTGGATATCGTTGCGGTTGATAGTGCTCATGGACACTCACAAGGTGTTATTGACACTGTGCGTATGATTCGTGCCGAATTCCCAGAATTAGATATTGTTGGTGGTAATATAGTTACTGCACAGGGAGCAACAGATCTAATCTATGCGGGTGCTAACGTTATTAAAGTTGGTGTTGGTCCTGGATCAATCTGTACAACACGTGTTGTAGCAGGTGTTGGGGTTCCCCAATTAACTGCTGTAAACGATGTTTACTCTGTAGCACGCCAATATGGTGTGGGTGTTATTGCCGACGGTGGGATTAAACTATCCGGAGATATTGCAAAGGCACTTGCAGCCGGTGGAAGTTGTGTTATGCTAGGTGGGTTACTTGCGGGTACTGAAGAAACACCTGGAGAAGTAATGGAAGTATTTGGTAAAAAGGTTAAAGGTTATGTTGGAATGGGATCATTAAGTGCGATGCAACGTGGTTCAAGTGATCGTTATTTCCAAGGTGGCGTTTCTGAATTGAAGAAGCTTGTACCAGAAGGTATTGAAGCGACGGTTCCTTTTAAAGGATCAATTCGTGATGTTATTTATCAAATGCTTGGTGGATTACGTTCTGGAATGGGTTACTGTGGTTGCGGAACGATTGAAGAAATGCACCAAAAAGCGCAGTTTGTGAAAATCACAGGCGCAGGACTTCGTGAAAGTCACCCTCACGATGTTGACAACGTGAAGGAGGCACCAAATTATCATGGCAAATAA
- the guaA gene encoding glutamine-hydrolyzing GMP synthase → MANKIIVLDFGSQYNQLIVRRIRDLGVYSELLDNEITAEEIRADKDIAGIVLSGGPNSVYADNAYHIDQEIFELGLPILGVCYGMQLMAHQNGGKVESHSKREYGLAPIEVKQDNPITQGLPASYNVWMSHGDQVKAVPAGFDVYASSENTDIVMMGNDEKKQYGIQFHTEVRNTENGIEMLENFVFNVCKAEAGWDMEHFVEEQTAIIREKVGNEHVICALSGGVDSAVVAALLHHAIGDQLTCIFVDHGLLRKGEADSVVEVFQDHFKMNLIKVDAQRRFLDKLAGVDDPEKKRKIIGNEFIYVFEDETKKLRDAKWLAQGTLYTDVIESGTKTAQTIKSHHNVGGLPEDMDFKLIEPLDTLFKDEVRKLGLVLGLPEHIVHRQPFPGPGIAIRILGAVDEEKIKIVQESDYILREEIAKAGLDREIWQYFTVLTNLRSVGVMGDQRTYDYTLAIRAATSIDGMSADFARIPWDILQKISVRIVNEVQGINRIVYDCTSKPPATIEWE, encoded by the coding sequence ATGGCAAATAAGATTATTGTTTTAGACTTTGGGTCACAGTATAATCAGTTAATTGTTCGTCGTATTCGTGATTTAGGCGTATACAGTGAATTATTAGATAATGAGATTACAGCTGAAGAAATCCGCGCAGATAAAGATATCGCAGGTATCGTTTTATCCGGTGGACCCAACTCAGTGTATGCAGATAATGCATATCACATTGATCAAGAAATTTTTGAACTTGGATTACCAATTTTAGGTGTATGCTATGGTATGCAACTTATGGCACATCAAAATGGTGGTAAAGTTGAATCACATTCAAAACGTGAATACGGCTTAGCACCGATTGAAGTAAAACAAGACAACCCAATTACTCAAGGATTACCAGCATCATATAATGTTTGGATGAGCCATGGCGATCAAGTTAAAGCAGTTCCTGCTGGATTTGACGTATATGCTTCGTCAGAAAATACAGACATCGTTATGATGGGGAATGATGAAAAGAAACAATATGGAATCCAATTCCATACTGAAGTACGCAATACTGAAAACGGTATTGAAATGTTAGAAAACTTTGTATTCAACGTATGTAAAGCTGAAGCAGGATGGGATATGGAGCATTTTGTTGAAGAACAAACTGCAATCATCCGTGAAAAAGTAGGTAACGAACATGTTATCTGTGCGCTATCAGGTGGTGTTGACTCTGCTGTTGTTGCAGCACTTTTACACCATGCAATCGGTGATCAACTCACATGTATCTTTGTAGACCATGGTCTACTCCGTAAAGGGGAAGCAGACAGTGTAGTGGAAGTATTCCAAGATCACTTTAAGATGAATTTAATCAAAGTTGATGCACAACGTCGTTTCTTAGACAAACTTGCAGGCGTTGATGATCCTGAGAAAAAACGTAAAATTATCGGTAACGAATTTATTTACGTATTCGAAGATGAAACTAAAAAGCTTCGCGATGCGAAATGGTTAGCACAAGGAACTTTATATACTGATGTTATTGAATCAGGAACAAAGACCGCTCAAACAATTAAGTCACACCATAACGTTGGTGGATTACCCGAAGATATGGACTTCAAATTGATTGAGCCACTTGATACACTCTTCAAAGATGAAGTGCGTAAATTAGGACTTGTTCTTGGTTTACCAGAACATATCGTTCACCGTCAACCATTCCCAGGACCTGGAATCGCAATCCGTATTCTTGGTGCTGTCGATGAAGAAAAAATTAAAATTGTACAAGAGAGTGATTACATTCTCCGTGAAGAAATTGCGAAAGCCGGTCTTGACCGTGAAATCTGGCAATACTTTACCGTACTAACAAACTTAAGAAGTGTGGGTGTCATGGGTGATCAACGTACTTATGATTACACACTTGCAATCCGTGCCGCAACATCAATTGATGGAATGAGTGCAGACTTTGCACGTATCCCATGGGATATTCTCCAAAAAATCTCAGTTCGTATCGTAAATGAGGTTCAAGGAATTAACCGCATCGTCTATGATTGTACTTCAAAACCACCAGCAACAATTGAGTGGGAATAG
- a CDS encoding tyrosine-type recombinase/integrase, whose amino-acid sequence MDHINKLQRSNITIWTGYNVHRITTHALRDSHASLLINLGENALVIRNRLGHASVDETLNTYSHLYSNANHKVADTLTNLLNENL is encoded by the coding sequence ATCGATCACATTAACAAACTCCAACGGAGCAATATCACAATCTGGACCGGCTACAATGTTCACAGAATCACAACACATGCATTAAGAGATTCACACGCTTCTCTACTAATAAATCTTGGTGAAAATGCATTAGTAATTAGAAATAGATTAGGACACGCGTCTGTTGATGAAACACTTAATACCTATTCACATCTTTATTCAAATGCGAATCATAAGGTTGCAGACACTCTCACAAATTTATTAAATGAAAACCTCTAA
- a CDS encoding TIGR04141 family sporadically distributed protein, with the protein METFFSIYKLDIEFIWKEIIGNKLERVNLNTLCESVIRIVKSKALSDTYNNDNVIEDENGSDYLLLYTKKSTPSRLEAVESNFPEIELNRRNLVNKSTSFLMLSIIGDSVYATTGGYASSYVKYFIIRNFGLNLLTKLFEGTDSVIQELTEKHMVGGRQSFSAINREYTDFENEKDYSTIFRKIGARASFSLSKRLDLLDSDSNEDSYKQYNIISTDALNIRKRMTVSEYKKVLNIIDEIYEPESKFALSYFVSLSNFGVSATKALDYMCNKILDNPEDIEDIQIVGDNHFDYLGAEKWAVFNDDNLVDEKNDSAFTFKEIFDLFKDRYTREELSLNAIKTFMKKWTISAYGNEQKIVLDKERILDLIDFNFTHIFDLDGEKYGVDKALNRELTVYLNSGSWYVLDINYTRFIDESFTELNNKYREEAEKLYLKFDLNRICSNESEYNASFLNGNAVENVICADQIYLSNIEICDLLIFDDDETYLVCNKKEPSGSGSRDLLNQIHSSVKMIQNQPKRLREYYNQLITKGRLSQDYITEDDFCRKISQGVFVSAYVCRELTTDNESMYAKLLSVQTSNLLFKEGKKLIVTSPIRYI; encoded by the coding sequence ATGGAAACATTCTTTAGCATATATAAATTAGATATAGAATTTATATGGAAAGAGATAATTGGGAATAAATTAGAGAGAGTTAATTTGAACACTTTATGCGAATCAGTAATTAGAATTGTAAAATCAAAAGCGTTATCCGACACATATAATAATGATAATGTAATTGAAGATGAAAATGGTTCTGATTATCTGCTTCTATATACGAAGAAGAGCACCCCATCGAGGTTGGAGGCGGTAGAAAGTAATTTTCCGGAAATAGAATTAAATAGAAGAAACCTCGTTAATAAAAGTACCTCGTTCTTAATGTTATCGATAATTGGGGATAGTGTATATGCTACAACTGGAGGTTATGCAAGTTCTTATGTGAAGTATTTTATAATCCGAAATTTCGGATTAAACCTACTTACCAAGTTGTTTGAAGGAACTGATTCAGTGATACAGGAGTTAACAGAAAAACATATGGTTGGTGGTAGACAATCTTTCTCTGCAATAAACAGGGAATATACTGATTTTGAAAATGAAAAAGACTATTCAACTATTTTTAGAAAAATTGGAGCTAGAGCTAGTTTTAGTTTAAGTAAGAGATTGGATTTACTCGATAGTGACAGCAATGAGGATAGTTATAAACAATATAATATTATTTCTACAGATGCGCTCAATATTAGAAAAAGAATGACAGTATCTGAATATAAAAAAGTATTAAATATAATTGATGAAATATATGAGCCAGAGTCTAAATTTGCATTAAGCTACTTTGTATCATTGAGTAATTTTGGTGTATCCGCAACCAAAGCACTAGACTATATGTGTAACAAGATTTTAGATAACCCGGAAGATATTGAAGATATTCAGATAGTCGGGGATAATCATTTTGATTATTTGGGAGCAGAAAAGTGGGCAGTTTTTAATGATGATAATTTAGTTGATGAAAAAAATGATTCTGCTTTTACTTTTAAAGAGATATTTGACCTTTTTAAAGACAGGTATACAAGAGAAGAATTATCGCTAAATGCAATAAAAACATTTATGAAAAAATGGACCATTTCAGCTTATGGTAATGAACAAAAGATAGTTTTAGATAAGGAAAGAATTTTAGATTTAATTGATTTCAATTTTACGCATATTTTTGATCTTGATGGAGAAAAGTATGGTGTTGATAAAGCGTTGAATAGAGAATTGACTGTATATCTGAATTCTGGATCTTGGTATGTTCTGGATATTAATTATACCCGTTTTATCGATGAATCATTTACTGAATTAAATAACAAATATCGTGAAGAGGCAGAAAAATTATATTTAAAGTTTGACTTAAATAGGATATGCAGTAATGAAAGTGAATATAATGCATCATTTCTAAATGGAAATGCAGTTGAAAATGTTATTTGCGCTGATCAGATATACTTATCAAATATTGAAATTTGTGATCTATTAATCTTTGATGATGACGAAACATATCTTGTGTGTAATAAAAAGGAACCCTCAGGATCAGGTAGTAGAGATTTGCTTAATCAGATTCATTCATCTGTAAAAATGATCCAAAATCAACCAAAAAGACTAAGAGAATATTACAATCAATTAATTACTAAAGGTCGTTTGTCTCAAGATTATATTACTGAGGATGATTTTTGCAGGAAGATTTCTCAAGGAGTTTTTGTAAGTGCATATGTTTGTAGAGAACTAACAACTGATAATGAATCAATGTATGCTAAACTGTTGTCGGTACAGACATCAAACTTACTCTTTAAAGAGGGGAAAAAATTGATAGTAACTAGCCCAATAAGGTATATTTAG
- a CDS encoding helix-turn-helix domain-containing protein produces MRLKKIRESRGFTQDHIARKLCVTRQAISRWKNEKTQPDIQSLAKLSEIYNCSIDELVKDDTENFIERISGTTDVFNKFITWVPIIGIIYLIYFLIDVEIQVSDKIKKIIIIRISISVIIVMLLLIIYIIFFK; encoded by the coding sequence ATGAGGCTAAAAAAAATTCGTGAGTCAAGAGGATTCACTCAAGATCACATTGCGAGAAAACTTTGTGTTACAAGGCAAGCAATATCTAGGTGGAAAAATGAAAAAACACAACCAGATATACAATCTCTAGCCAAATTATCAGAGATATATAATTGTTCTATCGATGAGTTAGTGAAAGATGATACAGAAAATTTTATAGAAAGAATATCAGGAACAACAGATGTTTTCAATAAATTTATTACATGGGTTCCTATCATAGGAATAATCTATTTAATCTATTTCTTGATAGATGTTGAGATTCAGGTTAGTGATAAAATAAAGAAAATAATAATAATTAGAATTTCTATTAGTGTCATAATTGTTATGTTATTGTTAATTATTTATATAATTTTTTTTAAATAA
- the groL gene encoding chaperonin GroEL (60 kDa chaperone family; promotes refolding of misfolded polypeptides especially under stressful conditions; forms two stacked rings of heptamers to form a barrel-shaped 14mer; ends can be capped by GroES; misfolded proteins enter the barrel where they are refolded when GroES binds) codes for MAKDVRYGQNSRDLLLKGMDTLANAVSVTLGPKGRNVVLERSFGSPLITNDGVTIAKEIELKNPFENMGAKLLYEVSNKTNDVSGDGTTTATLLAQEMIHKGLVHVDRGANPVLMRLGIEKASRAIADYLLENSSKIETSSDIANVASISAGSEEIGAIIAEAMKKVGNDGVITVDESNTFETELEVVEGLQYDKGYISPYMVSDRETMEIEMENPYILVTDHKISTIQEILPLLEQIVQQNKPFFIIAEDIDNDVVSTLVVNKLRGTFNVAATKAPGFGDNQKMMLEDIAIATGATFISKELGMNIKETEIEQLGTASKVVIRKDETTLIGGAGTKEAIEERASEIRSQINNVSSDFDKKKLEERLAKLTNGVAVIKVGAATESEMKEKKLRIEDALNATKAAVAEGVVLGGGYALTRAYMDLKDNLSSENQDENRGIKTVFESILKPLWQIAENAGFDGDEIVTKQLESELNIGFNAKSGQWENLQESGILDPTRVTRNALLNAASIASLFLTTEAAVASSVEEKQITPEMPPMY; via the coding sequence ATGGCTAAAGATGTACGTTATGGACAAAACTCAAGAGATTTACTCTTAAAAGGAATGGACACACTTGCTAATGCGGTAAGTGTAACGCTCGGTCCTAAGGGACGTAATGTTGTCTTAGAGCGTAGTTTTGGTTCACCGCTTATCACAAATGACGGTGTAACCATCGCTAAAGAAATTGAACTTAAAAACCCTTTTGAAAACATGGGGGCAAAGTTGCTTTATGAAGTGTCCAATAAGACTAATGATGTGTCTGGAGATGGAACAACAACCGCTACATTACTTGCACAGGAAATGATTCATAAAGGATTAGTGCATGTTGATCGTGGCGCAAATCCCGTATTAATGCGTCTTGGTATTGAAAAAGCATCGCGGGCAATTGCTGACTACCTGCTTGAAAACAGCAGTAAAATTGAGACAAGCAGCGATATCGCAAACGTTGCCTCAATCAGTGCTGGTAGCGAAGAAATCGGAGCAATCATTGCGGAAGCAATGAAGAAAGTTGGAAATGATGGTGTCATTACAGTAGATGAATCCAATACATTTGAGACTGAATTAGAAGTTGTGGAAGGACTTCAATATGACAAAGGTTATATTTCACCTTATATGGTTTCAGATCGTGAGACCATGGAAATTGAGATGGAAAACCCTTATATCTTGGTTACAGATCATAAAATCTCAACAATCCAAGAAATCCTTCCCCTCTTAGAACAAATTGTTCAACAAAATAAACCATTCTTTATTATTGCTGAGGATATTGACAATGATGTTGTCTCAACACTTGTAGTCAATAAACTCCGTGGAACCTTCAATGTAGCTGCAACAAAAGCACCAGGATTTGGAGACAATCAAAAAATGATGCTTGAAGACATTGCGATTGCGACAGGCGCTACATTCATCAGTAAAGAACTTGGAATGAACATCAAAGAAACTGAAATCGAACAACTTGGAACGGCTTCAAAAGTAGTCATCCGCAAGGACGAAACAACCTTAATTGGTGGAGCAGGAACCAAAGAGGCCATTGAAGAACGTGCAAGCGAAATTCGTTCTCAAATAAACAATGTAAGCAGCGACTTTGATAAGAAAAAACTTGAGGAACGTCTTGCGAAACTTACAAATGGTGTTGCTGTGATTAAAGTTGGAGCAGCAACTGAATCCGAAATGAAAGAGAAAAAGCTACGCATTGAAGATGCACTCAACGCAACCAAAGCTGCGGTTGCAGAAGGTGTCGTGCTTGGTGGTGGATATGCCCTTACTCGCGCCTACATGGATTTAAAAGATAACCTTAGTTCAGAAAATCAAGATGAAAATAGAGGTATTAAGACCGTCTTTGAATCAATCCTAAAACCATTATGGCAAATAGCTGAAAATGCTGGATTTGATGGAGATGAAATCGTTACAAAACAACTTGAATCAGAGTTGAATATTGGATTTAACGCAAAATCAGGACAATGGGAAAACCTTCAAGAATCAGGAATCCTTGATCCTACACGCGTAACACGCAATGCATTACTTAACGCTGCATCGATTGCATCCCTATTCCTAACAACAGAAGCTGCAGTTGCATCGTCAGTTGAAGAGAAACAAATCACTCCTGAAATGCCGCCAATGTATTAA